Proteins encoded by one window of Ascochyta rabiei chromosome 1, complete sequence:
- a CDS encoding Membrane protein tms1, translating into MGAALSLPFLALPAMGTVWSVAASCCGAATCSAVMGSCGGKCGNSIATRIAYALILLVNSIVSWIMLTDWAMKKLSKLTLDYVDIKCHGEQCYGFVAVQRINFALGLFHVIMALMLVGVRSSKDGRAPIQNGFWAPKILGWIAMIVLTFFIPNSFFIVWGNYFAMAGACLFLLVGLILLVDLAHNWAEYCQEKIEPSESNMWTGLLVGSALFMYLASFAMTVVMYIYFAKSGCGMNQAAITINLLLLLITSVISIHPAVQNVNPRAGLAQSAIVAIYCTYLTLSAVGMEPDDHQCNPLIRARGTRKATIIIGAIVTFVTVAYTTTRAATYGLALGAQGNSYGNGYSQVGADDYEHGLVTQQPESRRDMRQAALRAAVESGSLPASALDDSDSEDEDDSPSKAPRDDERNATQYNYSLFHIIFFLSTAWVATLLTSNFDEKAMTDFVPVGRTYWASWAKIISAWVCYTIYGWSLVAPLVLPDRFDY; encoded by the exons ATGGGCGCCGCGCTGTCGCTCCCCTTCCTTGCCCTGCCCGCCATGGGTACA GTATGGAGCGTCGCCGCCTCCTGCTGTGGCGCGGCCACCTGCAGCGCCGTCATGGGCTCATGCGGAGGGAAATGCGGAAACAGCATCGCTACACGTATCGCATATGCGCTGATCCTCCTCGTCAACTCGATCGTCTCGTGGATCATGCTCACCGACTGGGCCATGAAGAAGCTCTCCAAACTCACCCTGGACTACGTCGACATCAAGTGCCACGGCGAACAGTGCTACGGCTTCGTCGCCGTCCAGCGCATCAACTTTGCTCTCGGCCTCTTCCACGTCATCATGGCCCTCATGCTGGTCGGCGTGCGGTCTTCCAAGGACGGTCGTGCGCCCATCCAGAACGGCTTTTGGGCACCCAAGATCCTTGGCTGGATCGCCATGATTGTCCTCACCTTCTTCATCCCAAACTCGTTCTTCATCGTATGGGGCAATTACTTCGCCATGGCTGGCGCTTGTCTGTTTCTGCTCGTGGGTCTGATCCTGCTCGTCGACCTGGCGCACAACTGGGCCGAATACTGCCAGGAGAAGATCGAACCCTCCGAGTCGAACATGTGGACTGGTCTGCTTGTTGGCTCTGCTCTTTTCATGTACTTGGCTTCCTTCGCCATGACCGTTGTCATGTACATTTACTTTGCCAAGAGCGGATGCGGCATGAATCAGGCGGCCATTACT ATCAACCTCCTGCTTCTCCTCATCACATCCGTCATCTCGATCCACCCCGCTGTTCAGAACGTCAATCCCCGTGCCGGCCTTGCACAATCCGCAATTGTAGCCATCTACTGCACCTACCTGACCCTCTCTGCCGTAGGCATGGAGCCCGACGACCATCAATGCAACCCGCTCATCCGTGCTCGCGGCACTCGTAAAGCCACCATCATCATTGGCGCTATTGTAACTTTCGTCACCGTCGCCTACACCACAACCCGCGCTGCTACCTACGGCCTCGCTCTCGGCGCCCAGGGCAACTCGTACGGCAACGGCTACAGCCAAGTCGGCGCTGACGACTACGAGCATGGTCTCGTGACTCAGCAACCCGAGTCCCGCCGCGACATGCGTCAAGCTGCACTCCGCGCCGCCGTCGAATCTGGCTCGCTTCCTGCCTCTGCCCTTGACGACTCTGACTCGGAAGACGAGGATGATTCACCTTCCAAGGCGCCTCGTGACGATGAGCGCAATGCCACGCAGTACAACTACAGCCTTTTCCACATCATCTTCTTCCTCAGCACGGCGTGGGTGGCGACGTTGCTGACGAGCAATTTCGATGAGAAGGCCATGACGGACTTTGTGCCTGTAGGCAGGACGTACTGGGCTAGCTGGGCTAAGATCATCAGTGCATGGGTGTGCTATACGATTTACGGGTGGAGCTTGGTAGCGCCGCTTGTGCTACCCGATCGATTTGACTACTAG